The following are from one region of the Bradyrhizobium septentrionale genome:
- a CDS encoding acyl-CoA thioesterase domain-containing protein — translation MAIFEPLATPHHWKPTALAAGPFAGLQGGAVASLLTAEVEAMADARNWGTAISASAWFLRPTPMAELRTQVTVLTEGGRVSVVDNTLWPAGEAQPTATVRVTLPRERAVEVPGLDGSAGDPVDPTAFPLRNLRAVHGHGRSWFMDTMEARVGGDVAWFRMHHDVTTGAGPLARVLGPADWTHGIARPVQNVVADPNPNLAVQLFRPPRGAWIGVRPEARWRPEAGLGVGSGVLLDVVGEIGRGLDVGHSRALSENRTCYRAGFRGRLTLIIPSTVCGITKIAREPCSGRRDLKWTMAANAYTRWSSRNAFVCREQFSWQPRPLSGVPNWLRRCAHVAVPSSASVSSAA, via the coding sequence TTGGCCATCTTCGAACCGCTCGCCACGCCGCACCACTGGAAGCCCACCGCGCTGGCGGCGGGGCCGTTCGCAGGCCTGCAGGGCGGGGCGGTCGCGAGCCTGCTGACCGCCGAGGTCGAGGCGATGGCCGACGCGCGCAACTGGGGCACCGCGATCTCAGCGTCAGCCTGGTTCCTGCGGCCGACCCCGATGGCCGAATTGCGCACCCAAGTCACCGTCCTGACCGAGGGCGGCCGGGTCAGCGTCGTCGACAACACGCTCTGGCCGGCAGGCGAGGCGCAGCCCACCGCGACGGTGCGCGTGACGCTGCCGCGCGAACGTGCCGTCGAGGTGCCGGGCCTGGATGGAAGTGCAGGCGACCCGGTCGATCCCACGGCCTTTCCGTTGCGCAACCTGCGCGCCGTCCATGGCCATGGCCGCAGCTGGTTCATGGATACGATGGAAGCCCGTGTCGGCGGCGACGTTGCCTGGTTTCGAATGCACCATGACGTGACGACCGGTGCCGGCCCGCTGGCGCGGGTGCTCGGTCCCGCCGACTGGACCCATGGCATCGCGCGCCCAGTCCAGAACGTGGTGGCCGACCCCAATCCGAACCTTGCGGTGCAGCTGTTCAGGCCACCGCGGGGCGCGTGGATCGGTGTTCGCCCCGAGGCGCGCTGGCGCCCGGAGGCCGGGCTTGGCGTCGGCAGCGGGGTATTGCTCGATGTGGTTGGCGAGATCGGCCGGGGTCTCGATGTCGGTCATTCTCGTGCCCTTTCCGAAAACCGCACCTGTTACCGCGCCGGGTTCCGCGGCCGGTTAACCCTAATTATTCCGTCAACTGTCTGTGGGATCACAAAAATAGCCCGCGAACCATGCTCTGGTCGGCGCGACTTGAAATGGACGATGGCCGCAAACGCCTATACAAGGTGGTCATCACGTAACGCTTTTGTTTGCAGAGAACAGTTTTCATGGCAGCCGCGCCCGCTGTCCGGCGTTCCGAACTGGCTGAGGCGCTGCGCGCATGTCGCAGTGCCTTCGTCGGCGTCGGTCTCATCAGCTGCATGA
- a CDS encoding amidase, with amino-acid sequence MSTEPALMTLTAVAKAIADKKVSSHEVTRAVLHRIAEWQPCLNAYMAVESEQALAAATEADAALAKGNARGPLHGVPLAHKDMYYDAGKVVTCGSLIRRDFVPKTTSTALQRLKDAGQVRLGSLQMVEFAYGPTGHNVHYGAVRNPWHVEHITGGSSSGSGSAVAARLTFAALGSDTGGSVRMPAHFCGVTGLKTTVGRVSRAGAMPLSQSLDTVGPLAQTAEDCALLLGLMAGADPEDLTASTQPVPDYLAATRQSLKGLKIGVPTAFYVDDLDPEVAHILDETVATLKKEGAEIVKVELSDQRQLSAASQLVLAAEAAAFHKRWMIERPQDYGGQVLMRLQNGLTIPAVAYLEAMRWRGPALAAHNAAVSGVDAVIAPSAPVPAPTIAESDVGNGPGAEAVIQRLTRFTRPVNYLGVPSLSIPSGFTKAGLPVGMQLIGRSFEEATLLRIGAAFQRATDFHARVPKLA; translated from the coding sequence ATGAGCACCGAGCCGGCCCTGATGACGCTGACTGCGGTCGCCAAGGCGATTGCCGACAAGAAAGTCTCCTCGCATGAGGTGACGCGCGCCGTGCTGCATCGCATTGCAGAGTGGCAGCCGTGCCTCAACGCCTATATGGCTGTTGAATCCGAACAGGCGCTCGCCGCCGCCACCGAGGCCGATGCCGCGCTCGCCAAGGGCAACGCGCGTGGTCCGCTGCACGGCGTGCCGCTGGCGCACAAGGACATGTATTACGACGCCGGCAAGGTCGTGACCTGTGGCTCGCTGATCCGCCGCGATTTTGTGCCCAAGACCACATCGACGGCGTTGCAGCGGCTCAAGGATGCCGGACAGGTCCGGCTCGGCTCGCTGCAGATGGTCGAGTTCGCCTACGGGCCGACCGGCCACAACGTGCATTACGGCGCGGTGCGCAATCCCTGGCATGTCGAGCACATCACCGGCGGCTCGTCGTCAGGCTCGGGCTCGGCGGTCGCCGCACGGCTGACCTTCGCGGCGCTCGGCTCCGACACCGGCGGCTCGGTGCGCATGCCCGCGCATTTCTGCGGCGTCACCGGGCTGAAGACGACGGTCGGCCGGGTCAGCCGCGCCGGCGCGATGCCGCTGTCGCAGTCGCTCGATACCGTCGGTCCGCTGGCGCAGACCGCGGAGGACTGCGCGCTGCTGCTCGGCCTGATGGCCGGCGCCGATCCGGAGGATCTCACCGCGTCGACGCAGCCGGTGCCCGACTATCTGGCTGCGACCAGACAGTCGCTGAAAGGTCTGAAGATTGGCGTGCCGACGGCATTCTATGTCGACGACCTCGATCCCGAGGTGGCGCACATCCTCGACGAGACGGTTGCCACCCTGAAGAAGGAAGGTGCCGAGATCGTCAAGGTCGAGTTATCAGATCAGCGGCAGCTCAGCGCAGCGTCGCAGCTGGTACTCGCGGCCGAGGCCGCGGCCTTCCACAAGCGCTGGATGATCGAGCGGCCGCAGGATTACGGCGGGCAAGTCCTGATGCGGCTGCAGAACGGCCTGACCATTCCCGCCGTCGCCTATCTCGAGGCGATGCGCTGGCGCGGCCCCGCGCTCGCCGCGCACAATGCGGCGGTCAGCGGCGTCGATGCCGTGATCGCGCCGTCGGCCCCGGTGCCGGCGCCGACGATCGCCGAGAGCGACGTCGGCAACGGTCCGGGCGCGGAAGCGGTGATCCAGCGGCTGACGCGGTTCACGCGGCCGGTCAATTATCTCGGCGTGCCGTCGCTGTCGATTCCGTCGGGCTTCACCAAGGCGGGTCTGCCGGTCGGCATGCAGCTGATCGGCCGCTCCTTCGAGGAAGCCACATTGCTGCGGATCGGCGCTGCATTCCAGCGCGCGACCGATTTCCACGCCAGGGTGCCCAAGCTCGCATGA
- a CDS encoding ABC transporter permease produces MSAMSDTALQAAPATKARGYWATVGRRIRRDKVSMACAIILVLIFASALLAPWLHLADPYQGSMIRRLRHIGTPGYPLGTDELGRDMLARLIYGGRLSLVIGILPVILAFVIGTSLGLVAGYVGGKLNTAIMRTVDVFYAFPSVLLAIAISGALGAGITNSIVSLTIVFVPQITRVAESVTTGVRNMDFVEAARASGAGPFTIMRVHMLGNVLGPIFVYATGLISVSMILAAGLSFLGLGTKPPEPEWGLMLNTLRTAIYVNPWVAALPGAMIFAVSICFNLLSDGMRSAMDIRN; encoded by the coding sequence ATGAGCGCGATGAGCGATACCGCATTGCAGGCCGCCCCCGCGACCAAGGCGCGTGGCTACTGGGCGACCGTTGGGCGCCGCATCAGGCGCGACAAGGTCAGCATGGCCTGCGCCATCATCCTGGTGCTGATCTTCGCCTCCGCGTTGCTGGCGCCATGGCTGCATCTCGCCGATCCCTATCAGGGCTCGATGATCCGCCGCCTCCGCCATATCGGTACGCCGGGCTATCCGCTCGGCACCGACGAACTCGGCCGCGACATGCTGGCGCGGCTGATCTATGGCGGGCGCCTCTCGCTGGTGATCGGCATCCTGCCGGTGATCCTTGCCTTCGTGATCGGCACCTCGCTCGGCCTCGTCGCAGGTTACGTCGGCGGCAAGCTCAACACCGCGATCATGCGCACCGTCGACGTATTCTACGCCTTCCCTTCGGTGCTGCTGGCGATCGCGATCTCCGGGGCGCTCGGCGCCGGCATCACCAATTCGATCGTGTCGCTGACCATCGTGTTCGTGCCGCAGATCACCCGCGTCGCCGAGAGCGTCACCACCGGCGTGCGCAACATGGATTTCGTCGAGGCGGCGCGCGCCTCCGGCGCCGGTCCGTTCACCATCATGCGCGTGCACATGCTCGGCAATGTGCTCGGCCCGATCTTTGTCTATGCCACCGGCCTGATCTCGGTGTCGATGATCCTCGCCGCCGGTCTCTCCTTCCTCGGGCTCGGCACCAAGCCGCCGGAGCCGGAATGGGGCTTGATGTTGAACACGCTGCGCACCGCGATCTATGTCAATCCATGGGTTGCCGCGCTGCCCGGCGCGATGATCTTCGCGGTCTCGATCTGCTTCAATCTGCTGAGCGACGGCATGCGCAGCGCCATGGACATCAGGAACTAA
- a CDS encoding ABC transporter ATP-binding protein, which yields MSDANLSADMLEPVADIGGAAQPLLQVKGLTKHFPVRGGLFSPRKTVRAVDDVTFAVMKGETVGIVGESGCGKSTTARLLMHLMTRDAGDIVYDGMQVGPSLSLRDLRRGMQMVFQDSYASLNPRLTIEESIAFGPKVHGMVDGAARALARELLGKVGLRPEIFANRYPHEVSGGQRQRVNIARALALSPRLVILDEAVSALDKSVEAQVLNLLADLKREFGLTYLFISHDLNVVRYISDRVLVMYLGEVVELGPVDAVWDAPAHPYTRALLAAMPSSDPDNRTEVPPISGDPPNPIDPPPGCRFHTRCPFAEPLCANDTPKLSDLDTMGHQAACYMAIPGSGHSRAPAKTKGENAA from the coding sequence ATGAGCGACGCCAATCTCTCAGCCGACATGCTGGAGCCGGTCGCCGACATCGGCGGCGCCGCGCAGCCGCTGTTGCAGGTCAAGGGACTGACAAAACACTTCCCGGTGCGCGGCGGACTGTTCAGCCCGCGCAAGACCGTGCGCGCCGTCGACGACGTCACTTTCGCGGTCATGAAGGGCGAGACCGTCGGCATCGTCGGCGAGTCCGGCTGCGGCAAGTCGACCACCGCGCGGCTGTTGATGCATCTGATGACCCGCGATGCCGGCGACATCGTCTATGACGGAATGCAGGTCGGCCCGTCGCTGTCGCTGCGCGACCTGCGCCGCGGCATGCAGATGGTGTTTCAGGACAGCTACGCCTCCCTCAACCCGCGCCTCACCATCGAGGAATCGATCGCGTTCGGGCCCAAGGTGCACGGTATGGTCGACGGCGCGGCGCGGGCGCTGGCGCGCGAGCTGCTCGGCAAGGTGGGCTTGCGGCCGGAGATCTTCGCCAACCGCTATCCGCACGAGGTGTCCGGCGGCCAGCGCCAGCGCGTCAACATCGCCCGCGCGCTTGCGTTGTCGCCGCGGCTCGTGATCCTCGATGAAGCGGTCTCCGCGCTCGACAAATCGGTCGAGGCGCAGGTGCTCAATTTGCTCGCCGACCTGAAGCGCGAATTCGGCCTGACTTATCTGTTCATCAGCCACGATCTCAACGTCGTCCGCTACATCTCCGACCGCGTGTTGGTGATGTATCTCGGCGAGGTCGTCGAGCTCGGCCCGGTCGATGCGGTCTGGGACGCGCCGGCGCATCCCTATACCCGCGCGCTGCTGGCGGCGATGCCGTCATCCGATCCCGACAATCGCACCGAGGTGCCGCCGATCTCGGGCGATCCGCCCAATCCGATCGATCCGCCGCCGGGCTGCCGGTTTCACACCCGTTGCCCGTTTGCGGAGCCGCTCTGCGCAAACGACACGCCAAAACTCAGCGATCTCGATACAATGGGCCATCAAGCGGCGTGCTACATGGCCATTCCGGGTTCAGGGCACAGCCGCGCGCCGGCAAAAACAAAAGGAGAAAACGCGGCATGA
- a CDS encoding ABC transporter ATP-binding protein, with translation MTNLVEINSLNIRFTGDRTVHAVNDLSLSLGEGEVLGLLGESGSGKSVTLRALMRLLPKKRTQISGRVTVLGRDVLAMDDEALSAFRGQTVSMIFQEPALALDPVYTIGRQIAETVMRHEGKSERDAIARALEMLEVVRIPSAKRRLESYPHEMSGGMRQRAMIALALACKPKILLADEPTTALDATVQIQILLLLRELQREFGMSVIFVTHDIGVAIEICDRVAVMYAGQIVEQGALRDIVRTPVHPYAKGLLASTIHGAMRGQRLETIPGTPPSLDHAPAACSFAPRCKFAEPRCSEGLPPGVQVAPGHLARCVLAEPAVAAV, from the coding sequence ATGACCAATCTCGTCGAGATCAACAGCCTCAACATCCGCTTCACCGGCGATCGCACGGTGCATGCCGTGAACGATCTCAGCCTGTCGCTCGGCGAGGGCGAGGTGTTGGGGCTGCTCGGCGAGTCCGGCTCGGGCAAGAGCGTGACCTTGCGCGCGTTGATGCGGCTGTTGCCGAAGAAGCGCACGCAGATCTCCGGCCGCGTGACGGTGCTGGGCCGGGATGTGCTGGCGATGGATGACGAGGCGCTGTCCGCATTCCGCGGCCAGACCGTCTCGATGATCTTCCAGGAGCCGGCGCTGGCGCTCGATCCGGTCTACACCATCGGCCGCCAGATCGCGGAGACGGTGATGCGCCACGAGGGCAAGAGCGAACGCGATGCCATCGCGCGCGCGCTCGAGATGCTCGAAGTGGTGCGGATCCCCTCCGCCAAGCGGCGGCTGGAATCCTATCCGCACGAAATGTCGGGTGGCATGCGCCAGCGTGCGATGATCGCGCTGGCGCTGGCCTGCAAGCCAAAAATCCTGCTCGCGGACGAGCCGACCACGGCGCTCGATGCCACCGTGCAGATCCAGATCCTGCTGCTGCTGCGCGAGTTGCAGCGCGAGTTCGGCATGTCGGTCATATTCGTCACCCACGACATCGGCGTCGCGATCGAAATCTGCGACCGCGTCGCGGTGATGTATGCCGGCCAGATCGTCGAGCAGGGCGCCCTGCGCGACATCGTCCGCACGCCGGTTCATCCCTACGCGAAAGGCTTGCTGGCCTCGACCATCCACGGTGCGATGCGTGGCCAGCGGCTGGAAACCATCCCGGGCACGCCGCCCTCGCTCGATCACGCACCGGCCGCTTGCTCGTTCGCGCCACGCTGCAAGTTCGCCGAGCCGCGCTGCAGCGAAGGCTTGCCGCCCGGCGTGCAGGTCGCGCCCGGCCATCTGGCGCGCTGCGTCCTCGCAGAGCCGGCGGTCGCCGCGGTTTAG